A stretch of DNA from Nocardioides sp. Arc9.136:
GGGACGGGTGCCGCGCTCGCCGGCGTCGGTGAGGCGGACCTCCTCCGCGGCCTGCGCCTCGAGCTCGTCGCGGCGGGCCTGGTCGCGCTGGGCGTCGTACTCACCCGGCTGCGAGACCAGGTCGGACGCGCCCCGCTCGAGCCGCTTCAGCGCCGACCGGGCGAAGATCTGCTGCTCGGTCGTGGTGCGCTCGGAGCGGCCGCGGCCGAGGAACGAGACCGCCCAGTGCAGGACGGCGGTGACCCGGTTCTTGAAGCCGGTGATGTAGACGAGGTGGACCGCCAGCCACATCAGCCAGGCGATGACGCCGGTCAGCCGGAGCTTGCCGACCATCGCGACCGCGCGGAAGCGGCTGATGATCGCCATCGAGCCCTTGTCGAAGTACTTGAACGGCTTCTGCGGAGCCTTGCCCTCGACCCGGTTCTGGATCTCCTTGGCGGCGTACTTCGCGCCCTGGATCGCGACCTGCGCGACGCCGGGGAGGTTGTCGAGCTGGATCATGTCGCCCACGACGAAGACCTCAGGGTGGCCCGGGAGGGTCAGGTCGGGGTTGACGCCGATCCGGCCGGCCCGGTCGAGCGGGGCGCCGCTCTGCTCGGCGAGCTGCTTGCCCAGCGGCGAGGCCTGCACACCGGCGGCCCAGATCTTGGTGACGGACTCGATCCGCTCGACGCGGCCGTCCTTGAACTTCATCGAGAGCCCGCGCTCGTCGACGTCGGTCACCATCGCGCCGAGGATCACCTCGACGCCGAGGTCCTCGAGCTCCTTCTGCGCCTTGCCGCCGAGCTTGGCGCCGAACGGCGGGAGCACCTGCGGCGCGGCGTCGACGAGGACGACGCGGGCCTGACGGGTGTTGATCGACCGGAAGTCGCGCTTGAGGGTACGGTGCGCGAGCTCGGCGATCTGGCCGGCCATCTCCACACCGGTGGGACCGGCGCCCACGACGACGAAGGTCAGCAGGTGGTCGACGTTCTCGCCCCGGGCGGCGCCGAGCTCGGCGAGCTCGAAGGCGCCGAAGATCCGGCCGCGCAGCTCTAGGGCGTCGTCGATCGACTTCATGCCCGGCGCGAACTCGGCGAACTGGTCGTTGCCGAAGTAGGACTGGCCCGCGCCCGCGGCCACGATGAGGGAGTCGTACGGCGTGACCGTCTCCCGACCCAGCACGTGCGAGCGGACGGTCTGCTTCTCCAGGTCGATCTCGGTGACCTCGCCGAGCAGGACCTGGGCGTTCTTCTGCCCGGCCAGCACCTCGCGGGTCGGCGGCGCGATCTCGCCCTCGGAGAGGATGCCGGTCGCCACCTGGTAGAGCAGCGGCTGGAAGAGGTGGTGGGTGGTCTTGGCCACCATCGTCACGTCGACGTCGGCGCGCCGCAGCTCCTTGGTCCCGAAGAGGCCACCGAAGCCGGACCCGACCACCACCACCTGGTGGCGCCGGCCCTCGCCGGTCGTCCGGGTCTCGTCGCCGAGGGGAGCGGTCGCTGCCATGACATTCCTCCTGTACGAGGTGGGGCCGTGCCTGTGGACGTGCACCGGGCTCCGCCGTTGTGCGGTCATTGTCCCGCCGCACGCCTGCCGATCACCAATCCGGTGACCAGTCCGTCGGCCGGCACACATGCCCGGGACCCCGGCGGTTCTGCGCCCGTGACGACGGGTCACCGGGTCAACACGGCAGCGGGGGAACCGATTCCGTCGGAAAACTTTCAACGACATGGGTTTGGTCACAAGATGCGGGGGTAGGCAAGCCAAGAATGGCTCTACCCGTCGCCTCGACCGTGGACCACGCCGAGCGACGGACCGCACCACCGCCGCACCACCGCCCCACACCACCCCGCCCCACCCGCAGGCGTCCCGCCCCTCACCCGTCCCGCCAGCAGTCCGGAGTCGCACCTGTGCCGCTGAACAGGCCCGCCCTGTCCCTGGGCCCTGGTCCCCGCGGCGTGCAAGACGCACGCCGATGGGTGGTCGAGACGTGCCGGGACATCGGACGCGACGACCTGGTCGAGTGCGCCGAGCTCGGTGTCTCCGAGCTGGTCACCAACGCGCTGCTGCACGGTGCTCCGCCGATCCAGGTCCGCGTGCGCGGGACCGTCCAGCACCCGCGGGTCGAGGTGCGTGACGCCTCCCCCGAGCGCCCGGTGCTGCCCTCGGCCGTGAGCCCCGACGAGGACGACATCCTGCTGACCTTCGGCCGGGGCCTGTCGATCGTCGCGCGCAGCTCCGACGCCTGGGGCGCGGAGATGGAGGACGACGGCAAGACCGTGTGGTTCGCCCCGGCCGCCTCGTTCGCGGAGGACGACGGTGTCGAGGGACTGGTCACCGGGGTCGCGGAGGAGGCGTCGCTCGCCGGCACCGACGACCAGGACCTGCTGGAGATCGAGGTCGTCGCGGTCCCCCTGCGCGCCTACCTGGCCTTCCAGCGCCACTACCGCGAGCTGCGCCGTGAGGTCCGGCTCCTCGCGCTGGCCCACGAGGCGGACTACCCCCTCGCCAAGAACCTCTCCGACCTCTTCGGCGACCTGGACCGCCAGCTGCGCGAGGGGATCGGCTCCGAGCAGATCGCCGCCGCCCAGGCGACCGGGCTCGAGCAGGCCGACCTGCGCATCGTGATGCCGCGCCGGGGCGCGCAGACCATCGACCAGTTCCTCGAGCTCCTCGACCTCGCCGACGAGTTCTGCCGCCAGCAGCGCCTGCTGTCGCTGGCCCGCACGCCCGAGCAGCGCGAGTTCCAGCGGTGGTTCCTCGGCGAGCTGGTGCGCCAGGCGCACGGCGCCGCTCCCCGGCCGTGGACGGGCGGCTCGGGGGTCGGCGCGCAGGACGGCGGCGCGCCCGCGACCGCCGAGGGCGCCGGCATCGCGGCCGACCTCCGGACGGGACGCCAGAGCAGCGTGTCGTGAGCCCGCGACTGCTCGCGGCCGTGGCCGCGGGCGGCGCGGTCGGCGCTGCCCTGAGGTGGGGGTGTGGGGAAGCGGTGCCTGACGGGCCGGGCCTGCCGGGGACCACGTTGGCGATCAACGTGGTCGGCAGCCTGCTGCTCGCACTGCTGCCCGGCGTGGCGCCCGTCCGCCGCTCGCCCGCGCTCGCCGCGGCGCTCGGCCCCGGCCTGCTGGGGGGCTTCACCACGCTGTCGGCGGCCTCGGAGCAGACCCGGTCGCTGCTCGCGGAGGGCCGGTCGCTGCTCGCCCTGGGCTACCTCCTCGGCACGCTCGCGGCCACGGTCGCGGCGGTCGCACTGGCCTCCCGGCTCGCACCGGCCCCACCGGGCACGGCGGGGGTCCCGAGCGCTCGTCGAGGCGCGTCGTGACGCTCCTGCTCGTGGCACTGGGCGGTGCGCTCGGCTCCGCCCTGCGGTACGTCGCGGCGTCGGCGCTCGACGGCCGCTGGCCGCGCGGCACGCTGGCGGTGAACGTCGCCGGCTCGGCCCTCCTCGGCCTGCTGGTGGGCCTCGGCCACGAGCCGGGCGGCGGCGACGCGGCGTACGCGCTGGTGGGGGTGGGCTTCTGCGGGGGCCTGACCACCTGGTCGGCGTTCGCGGGGCAGACCCACCGGCTCGGCGGCCGCGCCGGGGCGGCGTACGCCGCGGGCACGCTCGGGCTGGCGCTCGCCGCCTGCGCCCTGGGCTTCTGGGTGGGCTCCTGGGCGGACCCTCAGGCGTAGCCGAGGTCGTGGAGGCGGTCGTCGTCGATGCCGAAGTGGTGGGCGACCTCGTGCACCACGGTGATCCGGACCTCGTCGACCAGCTCCTCCTCGCTGCTGCACATGTCCAGCAGCGGACCGCGGAAGACGAAGATCCGGTCGGGCAGCTCCATTCCCTCGGTCCAGCTGGTCCGCTCGGTCAGCGCCACGCCGTCGTAGAGGCCGAGCAGGTCGTCAGGCTCGCCCTCCGGCGGCTCGTCCTCGACGAGGACGACGACGTTGCGCACGAGCGAGGCCAGCTCGTCGGGGATGCCGTCGAGCGCCTGGTCGACGAGAGCGTCGAAGCGGTCGCGGTCCATGTCGATCGGCACGCGGCCAGTCTGCCGTGGGCGGGCAACGGCCCGGGAACGACTGAGCGCCCCGGACCTGGTGGTCCGGGGCGCTCGGTGGCGACCCCGACGGGACTCGAACCCGCGGCCTCCGCCGTGACAGGGCGGCGCGCTAACCAACTGCGCTACGGGGCCATGGAACTGCTGGTCGTGCTCTGCTCCGCACATCGGCGAAGCGGTGGAACTCTAACCCACACTCTCGCGACGGACCCAATCGCGGGGCCTGCACGAGCCGGTGGAGCACCCCCAACGGGATTCGAACCCGTGCTACCGCCGTGAAAGGGCGGGGTCCTGGGCCGCTAGACGATGGGGGCCGGACTGCGCGGACAGCATACGAGATCCTCGCTCGCCGGTGCCGCCCGCCACGGCCCGGAACGCGCGGGTCACGGCAGCAGGCCGAGGCCCTTGACCAGCTTGTCGACCACCTTGCGCGGCCCGACCAGGCTCAGGGCGTGGAAGGAGAGGTCCTCGGTCCCGCTCGCGGCGACCGCGTCGAGGTACTCGGCGTACACCCGGGTCTGCTGGGCCTGGACCGGCATCGCGACGAGCGCGACGTCCTCGCGCCGGGCGGCGGCGGCCCGGACGGCGGCGAGCCGCTCGGGAGCCGCGCCGAGCACCGTGCACCCCAGCCAGGGCAGTCCCGGGTACGACGTGCCGTCGGCGTCGGTGGCGGCGTCGCCGAGCAGCCCGCGGACGCGCGTGGTGGTGGCGCCGGCGACGCAGACGGCGGCGTTGACCGCCCGCCCGGCCGGCAGGGTCTCGTCCACGACGACGACCCATTTGAGCGGGACGTCGCGGGTGCTCGCGGACTGGTCGATCTGCTCGGGGTCGAACCCGATCGGCGGCGCCGGGAATGTCTCGGTGGTCATGCGGGAACGCTAGGACGACGTACGGCGCAGACGCCAGCACGCCGCGCATCGTCCGGACGAGTGCCTATCCTGGCTGACATGGACGCCCTGGACCGCTCGATCCTGCGTGCCTGGATGACGGATGCCCGGCGCAGCCTGCGCGACATCGCGGCCGAGGTCGGGGTCTCCGCGACGACCGTCCACGACCGGGCGCGGGCCCTGCAGCGGCGCGGGGTGGTCCGCGGGAGCCACCTCGACGTGGACCTGACCCAGCTCGGCCGCTCGGTGCAGGCCCTGGTCTCGGTGCGGATCCGCCCGCCGACGCGGACCAACATCGAGGACTTCCGCGACTGGGTCGCCACACTCCCCGAGACCGTCGGCGTCTTCGTGACCTCCGGCCGGGCGGACTTCATGGTGCACGTGGCGGTGGCGAGCAACGACGCGCTCTACGCCTTCGTCATCGACCGGCTGACCTCGCGCGAGGCGATCGCCGACGTGGAGACCTCGATCATCTACGAGCACCTGCGCAACCCCGTCGTGGACGTCGCGCCGGAGGCGTGAGCCCGGCGCTGCCGCGTCGAGGACGCGATTCGTCGGCCGCTCCGCGGGCATGTAAGGTGTCCGTCGCTCGGGCAGGTAGCTCAGTTGGTACGAGCGTCCGCCTGAAAAGTGGAAGGTCGGCGGTTCGACCCCGCCCCTGCCCACGAGCACCAGCGAAGGGCCCCGCCGATCACGGCGGGGCCCTTCGTCGTACGACGGGCACGGACGCCGACTCGTCCCTGGGGGTGCTGGCGGTGGGGGGTGGCCTCGGGTCAGGATGACCCCCCGGCGCACACACGCGCCGGACTCTCGGGAAGGAACGACATGACCCACCGCACCACCCTGCGGCGTACCGCAGCCGCGCTCGCCGCCACCACCGCCCTCTCCACGGCGCTGCTGGTCGCCACCGGGCCGGGCGCCACCGCGACCGGCGGCCACGGCGGCCCCGGCGGCCACGGCGGCCCGACCGCCGGCCCCCCGTCCACGCCCGTGCCGATCGCCACTCCCGACGGAGTGGTGTCGAGCTACCTCCTCAACGCCCGCAAGGCCGGCCCCGCGCAGGTCCGCCAGGTCGAGCGCGCGGTCGAGCGCGCCGGCGGCACCGTCGTGCAGTCGTGGCCCCAGATCGGCGTCGTCGTGGCGCACGCGGACGAGGCCGACTTCCGCGAGGACGTCAGCCGGGCCGCCCGCGGCGCACTGGCCTCGGTCGGCGCGACCCGCACCGTCCCGGTCACCGAGGGCACGCCCGGCGTCGACGCGAAGCGCCCCGGGCGCTCGGAGCGGTCGGCGCGTGCCGCGCGGTCCGCCAAGAAGAAGGACCTCGAGTCCGCCACGAAGGTCGTGGCCGACCCGCGCGAGGCCGAGCAGTGGGACATGCAGATGATCGGGGCCGACCGGGCGCACGCGATCACCGACGGCAGCCGGCGCGTCGTCGTCGGCGTCCTCGACAGCGGCATCGACCCCGACCACCCCGACCTCGCCCCCAACATCGACGTCCGGGACTCGGTCAACTGCAGCGACGCCGGGCGCCCCGACCGGTCGGCGACCGGCTGGCACCCGACCACCAGCGACCACGGCACCCACGTCGCCGGGACCATCGCCGCGGCCCGCAACGGCGTCGGCATCGTCGGTGTCGCCCCGGGCGTGCGGATGGCCTCGGTGAAGGTCGTCAACGACGACGGCTTCATCTACCCCGAGTACGCCGTGTGCGGCTTCGTGTGGGCCGGCCTCCACGGCATGGAGGTCACCAACAACAGCTACTACGTCGACCCGTTCCAGTTCTACTGCGAGGACCAGCCCGACCAGCTGGCCGCCAAGGAGGCGGTCCGCCGCGCCGTGGCCTGGTCGACCCGCGAGGGCGTCGTGCACGCCGCCGCGGCCGGCAACTCGTCGTACGACCTGGCGAACAAGACCACCGACACCACCAGCCCCGACGACAGCACGCCGGTCGACCGGGTCATCAACGACGACTGCGAGGACATCCCCGCCGAGCTCGACGGTGTCGTCACGGTCTCCTCGATGGAGCGCTTCCCCGCCGACACCATGGAGAGCCGGCTCTCCGGCTTCAGCAACCGCGGCCTCGGCGTGATCGACGTGGCGGCCCCGGGCTCGCGGATCCTGTCCACCGTGGTGACGGACAACGGCTACGGGCTCAAGAGCGGCACCTCGATGGCGTCCCCGCACGCCGCCGGCGTGCTGGCACTGCTGGCCTCCGAGCACCCGCGGTGGAGCCCGGCCCAGCTGGCCCGCGCGCTGCGGGCCCAGGCCGACGACAAGGCGTGCGGCACCACGACCGCCGGTGCGCCGTGCGTGGGCACGACCGACGAGAACAGCTACTTCGGCGACGGCGTGATCGACGCCCTGGACGCCGTCCGCTGACCGACCGCTGAGGGCCGGCCGACCGCCGGCCGAACCCAGCGACCCGCTCGAACAGCACCGGGGCCCGTCCACCAGGACGGGCCCCGGTGTCGCGTCTGCGGCCGGCCCGGCCGCGCCGAGGCGTGCGCCGGGGGCCGGGGGCCGTCGTGCGGGCTGTCGTGCGGGCCCGTCGACCGTGGCCCCTCGTGCCGGGGGCTCCGGCAGCTCCCTGGGAGGAGGGCATGGGAGGTGGCGTCAGCGTGTGGCGCCGTGTCCCTCCGCCACGGTCGACAGGTCGTTCGCACGGGTCTCGCCCGTCCCTCGACTGTGCGCTCGCGGCGGAGCGCTCCGCATCCCCAGATCTGGGTAAACGCCGCACCCCACGTCCCGCCGGCACGGCCCGCTCGAAGCAGACCGACAGCGTCCACCTGCGGGTCACGCGCGGTTCGCATTCCTTCACCTTCTCGCTGCGAGGGTCCGCCCGATCCCCTTCCAGAGAAAGCGAACCCGACCCGCATGACGCCCTCTCCAGCCGGCTCCGCCGGCGTGCGCCGCCGTCGCGGCCGACGCACAGCGCTCGCCACCCTGGCGCTCTCCACCACGCTCACCGGCACGCTCGCCGCCGGCACCGTCGCCCTGACCGGGCCGACCGCATCGGCCGCTCCGCTGGCCGCCGCCGACCTCCCGGCCGCGCCGGCCGATGCTCCGGCGTTGCTCATCACCGAGGTCAACGTCGACTCGGCGAACATGCCGACCTTCGAGAACAAGTCTGCTGACGCGTGGGAGTTCGTCGAGCTGCACAACACCACTGCCGAGGCCATCGACCTGACCGCTGCGGGCGTCGGCATCGTCTACATGAGCGGCACGAACCCCAAGACGCTGTCGTACCCGGCCGGCACGACCGTCCCGGCGCACGGCACCGTCGTGCTGTGGGCGCGGAACAGCGTCTACCGCGACGGGAGCGCGACCGGTGGTCGCGATGCCACGCTCACCGACCAGCAGTTCCGCGAGCACTACGCCTCGCTCGGCGTCAGCGACGACTACACGCTGGTGCACCTCACCGGCCAGGACGGGCTCAACAACTCCGGCACCTCGATGTACCTCACCCGTGGTGGCACCAAGCTCACTGAGGTCGCGTGGACGGGGACCGACAAGGGCGTCGACCGGACGGTGACGTACGCGGTGCCGCCGTCGGGTTCCCCGCAGCAGCCCGTCCTCGGACGGCTGCAGGCGCCGACCCCGGGCACGGTCGACCCAGCGCAGCTCACCCGGCCGACGACCGAGCCCACAACGACGCCCACACCGACCCCGACGCCGACCACCAGCCCCACGCCCACCGAGCCCACGGCGCCGGCCAGCCCCACCGCTCCGGTCGAGCCGAGCACCAGCCCGACCCCGACGGAGACGCCGACAGGCAGCTCGACGCCCACCGAGGCGCCGACGAGCCCGACGAGCACCCCGACCACGAGCCCGGCACCGGGCGGCCCGTCCGTCCCGGTCCAGGGTCCGGCGCCGGCGGTCGACCCGGCGCTCACCGCACCCGTGCTGCAGGTCACCGAGGTCGCGCCCGACACGGCGAACGTCGGCGGCGGCGACGCCTACGAGTTCGTCGAGGTCTACAACGCCTCCGACGCGCCGGTCGCGTTCGCCGACTTCACCCTCAACTACCTCTACATCGACGGCAGCGAGCTGACCACCAACAGCCTCCTGTGGCCGGCCCGGCCCCACGACCCCGTCATCGCCCCCGGGCGCACGCTCGTGCTGTGGGTGAAGAACGGGTCGAACGACCACCTGACGGCGACCGACTTCAACAAGCACTTCGGCTCCCGCCTGACCCCGGGGACCGACCTGGTCGAGATCGCCTCGGGCGGCATGGCCAACGGCGGCCTGCGCGGCATCCAGGTGATGACCAACAGCGGCCACGACATCAGCCGCGCGTACTACCACGACGACGCCGACACCGTCGCCGACAAGCCGCTGCAGTACCGCTGGGACGGCGGCACCAAGCAGACCAAGCTGGGCACCGGCACCGCCACGCCCGGGTACGCCGCCCCCGACCAGGTCCCGCCGGGCCTGGTCGCGACGCCGGCCGACACCAGCGCCCCGCGCATCGTCGACCTCGTCGGCGGCTCGGAGACCCCGGACACCGCCGACCTCGCCCTCGACTTCGAGATCACCGACGACCGTCAGGTCCGCACGGTCGTGCTGACCGTCGACACCGACGTCGACGAGCCGATCCGCCGCAACCTCGTCTTCGGCGCGCCGGACCGGTACGCCTACACGATCCCCGCGGTCGACCTCTACGGGAAGCGGTGGGTCGAGTACTCGGTCACCGCCACCGACGGCACGGGCAGCACCACGCTGGAGACCGTCCGGGTGACGCTCGACGCCACCGAGACCGCACCGGTCCGGCTCAACGTCACCGAGGACCAGTACGTCGGCGGGCGCACGCGCCTCGCTGCCACCACCGCCGGCGACCCGGCGGACCTGAGCCTGGCGATCGACGGCGCGCCCGCGCCCACGCCGGTGCCCGCGCTCGAGGCGCGTCCCGTCTTCGCCTTCGAGGCCACCAGCACCGACGCGTTCTTCCGCAACGGCGTGCGCATCGGCGAGGAGGTGCTCACCGTCTTCGACGAGGGCTTCTACGCCCGGGTCGAGACCGTCACCGCGCCGGTCCCGGTCGAGCGGGTCGTCAAGGGCGAGCCGCTCACGGTCGGCATCTACGCCGGCACCAAGGCCTGGCCGCAGCCCGACCCGAACGAGAACAACGACGACTTCTCCGCGCTCAACCTGCGCCTCGCGCTGCCCGACGGCCGAGTGCTGCGTCCGACGACCTGCGGCGGCGCCGGCGAGGGCCAGGACCCGACGGTCCGCGCCTGCCCGGACCCGACGACCCGGATCGGCTTCAACGACGCCAACCAGGTCTACTTCACCGCCACCTTCACCATCCCCGACGACGCCTTCGACTCGCTCGCGACCATGTGGGACTCCACCACCGTCGCGGACGGCCCGCACACGGTCACCGCGACCGCGCGGGACGGCGCCACGCTGACCCGCACCGTGCGCGTCGACAACACCGCACCCGTCGTCGAGCCCACCGTGGCCGACGGCCAGCGCTACCGCGGTGACCTCACCCTCGACGCGGCCACGACCGACGCGGGCTCCGGCCTGGCCGACGCCGGCGTCACCGCCACGCTCGACGGCGAGGCGGTCACGCTGCCGCACGCCACGAGCTCGCTGAGCCTGGCGCCCGGCGAGCACCGCCTGGTGGTCACCGCCCGCGACCGGGTCGGGAACACCGCGACCCGGACGGTCACCTTCACCACCGCCGACGAGCGGCCCCGCACCACGCTGGTGAGCCCGGAGGACGGCGCGAGCGTCGCCTCCGGGCCGGTGGACCTGACCGCCACGGCCGGCTCGCCCGAGGGCGACGACCTGCAGCTGCGGTTCCGCGAGGGCAGCAGCTTCGTGCCCACCGACGCCGAGGTGGCGGCGTACAGCGGCACCACCGGCGTCGCCCGCGGCACCGACCGCTCCGAGCGGACGGTGCTGACCGCCGAGCAGCTCGAGCAGGTCGCCGGCACCGACGGCATCGAGCACGAGGTCAGCTCGGACGTGGCCTTCCCCTACCAGCTGTTCTCGGTGGCGGTCCCCGCCGACGCGGGCGCCGACGCCACGGCCCGGCTGACCTGGACCGGTTCGGCCAACGCCGGCGCGAAGGTGCTGCTCTACGTGAAGGACGCCGCCACCGGCGCCTGGGAGGAGGTCGCGCGCAAGATCACCACCGACGACCAGCCCTTCGCCTTCGAGGAGCTCGTGCCGGTCGCCGGGCACACCGCCGACGGCACGATGACTGTCCTCGTGCAGCACTCCGAGGGCTTCGCCGGCAAGGTGCGCTCGACCCGCGCC
This window harbors:
- a CDS encoding Lrp/AsnC family transcriptional regulator, whose product is MDALDRSILRAWMTDARRSLRDIAAEVGVSATTVHDRARALQRRGVVRGSHLDVDLTQLGRSVQALVSVRIRPPTRTNIEDFRDWVATLPETVGVFVTSGRADFMVHVAVASNDALYAFVIDRLTSREAIADVETSIIYEHLRNPVVDVAPEA
- a CDS encoding DUF2000 domain-containing protein, with translation MTTETFPAPPIGFDPEQIDQSASTRDVPLKWVVVVDETLPAGRAVNAAVCVAGATTTRVRGLLGDAATDADGTSYPGLPWLGCTVLGAAPERLAAVRAAAARREDVALVAMPVQAQQTRVYAEYLDAVAASGTEDLSFHALSLVGPRKVVDKLVKGLGLLP
- a CDS encoding lamin tail domain-containing protein, giving the protein MTPSPAGSAGVRRRRGRRTALATLALSTTLTGTLAAGTVALTGPTASAAPLAAADLPAAPADAPALLITEVNVDSANMPTFENKSADAWEFVELHNTTAEAIDLTAAGVGIVYMSGTNPKTLSYPAGTTVPAHGTVVLWARNSVYRDGSATGGRDATLTDQQFREHYASLGVSDDYTLVHLTGQDGLNNSGTSMYLTRGGTKLTEVAWTGTDKGVDRTVTYAVPPSGSPQQPVLGRLQAPTPGTVDPAQLTRPTTEPTTTPTPTPTPTTSPTPTEPTAPASPTAPVEPSTSPTPTETPTGSSTPTEAPTSPTSTPTTSPAPGGPSVPVQGPAPAVDPALTAPVLQVTEVAPDTANVGGGDAYEFVEVYNASDAPVAFADFTLNYLYIDGSELTTNSLLWPARPHDPVIAPGRTLVLWVKNGSNDHLTATDFNKHFGSRLTPGTDLVEIASGGMANGGLRGIQVMTNSGHDISRAYYHDDADTVADKPLQYRWDGGTKQTKLGTGTATPGYAAPDQVPPGLVATPADTSAPRIVDLVGGSETPDTADLALDFEITDDRQVRTVVLTVDTDVDEPIRRNLVFGAPDRYAYTIPAVDLYGKRWVEYSVTATDGTGSTTLETVRVTLDATETAPVRLNVTEDQYVGGRTRLAATTAGDPADLSLAIDGAPAPTPVPALEARPVFAFEATSTDAFFRNGVRIGEEVLTVFDEGFYARVETVTAPVPVERVVKGEPLTVGIYAGTKAWPQPDPNENNDDFSALNLRLALPDGRVLRPTTCGGAGEGQDPTVRACPDPTTRIGFNDANQVYFTATFTIPDDAFDSLATMWDSTTVADGPHTVTATARDGATLTRTVRVDNTAPVVEPTVADGQRYRGDLTLDAATTDAGSGLADAGVTATLDGEAVTLPHATSSLSLAPGEHRLVVTARDRVGNTATRTVTFTTADERPRTTLVSPEDGASVASGPVDLTATAGSPEGDDLQLRFREGSSFVPTDAEVAAYSGTTGVARGTDRSERTVLTAEQLEQVAGTDGIEHEVSSDVAFPYQLFSVAVPADAGADATARLTWTGSANAGAKVLLYVKDAATGAWEEVARKITTDDQPFAFEELVPVAGHTADGTMTVLVQHSEGFAGKVRSTRADNPAPYSGKGVTPRSEYDFTFGWESDTQYYNETDGFYKHQLNINKFLLAQRDQLNLQYVLHTGDVVNVATDERQWLKADPAYRMLDEAGLPYGVLAGNHDVGHHDNDYTAFSKWFGTHRYQQNPWYGGTHQDNRGHYDLITAGGIDFLMLSMGWAPGDEQIAWMNRVIKAHPERKVWISLHEFMLTTGGLGPVPQRIMDEVVAPNPNVFAVSSGHYHDAYTRLDQFDDDGDGTPDRTVHSMLFDYQGLPEGGLGYLRLMHFDNTGGRIVVRTYSPSLDDFDSDDPSLEPVHQEFVIPYVDAGIAPATKTLATDSFRADVLTTRDIAVLDDVASGATSTVAWDPGAGRHGWYVETTNPYGGSSISEVRTLTVAGGGGGTPDPGNPGTPGTPNPGNPGTPNPGNPGDPGTPDPGTPGDPGTPGPEVPQPAEPDLRGPARVGRVLTADAGDWPAGTTLTYQWNADGRPINGATASTFRVLPRFVGRRLTVTVTATLGSGPATSVTSEPTRVAPGRLQGERPVLLGKARVGQRLTVETGDWADGTRTRVRWIVGGKQVATGRTLLLTRRHLGKTVTVRVTGTRRGYEALTLRSDRRPVVTR
- a CDS encoding CrcB family protein: MAAGGAVGAALRWGCGEAVPDGPGLPGTTLAINVVGSLLLALLPGVAPVRRSPALAAALGPGLLGGFTTLSAASEQTRSLLAEGRSLLALGYLLGTLAATVAAVALASRLAPAPPGTAGVPSARRGAS
- a CDS encoding CrcB family protein produces the protein MTLLLVALGGALGSALRYVAASALDGRWPRGTLAVNVAGSALLGLLVGLGHEPGGGDAAYALVGVGFCGGLTTWSAFAGQTHRLGGRAGAAYAAGTLGLALAACALGFWVGSWADPQA
- a CDS encoding metallopeptidase family protein, with the translated sequence MPIDMDRDRFDALVDQALDGIPDELASLVRNVVVLVEDEPPEGEPDDLLGLYDGVALTERTSWTEGMELPDRIFVFRGPLLDMCSSEEELVDEVRITVVHEVAHHFGIDDDRLHDLGYA
- a CDS encoding ATP-binding protein; the protein is MQDARRWVVETCRDIGRDDLVECAELGVSELVTNALLHGAPPIQVRVRGTVQHPRVEVRDASPERPVLPSAVSPDEDDILLTFGRGLSIVARSSDAWGAEMEDDGKTVWFAPAASFAEDDGVEGLVTGVAEEASLAGTDDQDLLEIEVVAVPLRAYLAFQRHYRELRREVRLLALAHEADYPLAKNLSDLFGDLDRQLREGIGSEQIAAAQATGLEQADLRIVMPRRGAQTIDQFLELLDLADEFCRQQRLLSLARTPEQREFQRWFLGELVRQAHGAAPRPWTGGSGVGAQDGGAPATAEGAGIAADLRTGRQSSVS
- a CDS encoding S8 family serine peptidase — its product is MTHRTTLRRTAAALAATTALSTALLVATGPGATATGGHGGPGGHGGPTAGPPSTPVPIATPDGVVSSYLLNARKAGPAQVRQVERAVERAGGTVVQSWPQIGVVVAHADEADFREDVSRAARGALASVGATRTVPVTEGTPGVDAKRPGRSERSARAARSAKKKDLESATKVVADPREAEQWDMQMIGADRAHAITDGSRRVVVGVLDSGIDPDHPDLAPNIDVRDSVNCSDAGRPDRSATGWHPTTSDHGTHVAGTIAAARNGVGIVGVAPGVRMASVKVVNDDGFIYPEYAVCGFVWAGLHGMEVTNNSYYVDPFQFYCEDQPDQLAAKEAVRRAVAWSTREGVVHAAAAGNSSYDLANKTTDTTSPDDSTPVDRVINDDCEDIPAELDGVVTVSSMERFPADTMESRLSGFSNRGLGVIDVAAPGSRILSTVVTDNGYGLKSGTSMASPHAAGVLALLASEHPRWSPAQLARALRAQADDKACGTTTAGAPCVGTTDENSYFGDGVIDALDAVR
- a CDS encoding NAD(P)/FAD-dependent oxidoreductase; its protein translation is MAATAPLGDETRTTGEGRRHQVVVVGSGFGGLFGTKELRRADVDVTMVAKTTHHLFQPLLYQVATGILSEGEIAPPTREVLAGQKNAQVLLGEVTEIDLEKQTVRSHVLGRETVTPYDSLIVAAGAGQSYFGNDQFAEFAPGMKSIDDALELRGRIFGAFELAELGAARGENVDHLLTFVVVGAGPTGVEMAGQIAELAHRTLKRDFRSINTRQARVVLVDAAPQVLPPFGAKLGGKAQKELEDLGVEVILGAMVTDVDERGLSMKFKDGRVERIESVTKIWAAGVQASPLGKQLAEQSGAPLDRAGRIGVNPDLTLPGHPEVFVVGDMIQLDNLPGVAQVAIQGAKYAAKEIQNRVEGKAPQKPFKYFDKGSMAIISRFRAVAMVGKLRLTGVIAWLMWLAVHLVYITGFKNRVTAVLHWAVSFLGRGRSERTTTEQQIFARSALKRLERGASDLVSQPGEYDAQRDQARRDELEAQAAEEVRLTDAGERGTRPSERV